A genome region from Populus alba chromosome 5, ASM523922v2, whole genome shotgun sequence includes the following:
- the LOC118030162 gene encoding uncharacterized protein yields the protein MDPCPFVRLTVGNLALRIPVASKPARSVVHPSSSPCFCKIKLKNFPLQTAFIPSQFPEGQLQTVAATFHLSKSDLDRLVAKSIFTNKLQLKISLYTGRLGTTCGVNSGRLLGKVSVPLDLAGTESRGVTFHNGWISIGKERVKSSSAVFHLNVKAEPDPRFVFQFDGEPECSPQVFQIRGNIRQPVFTCKFSLRTTGGGDRNRRSISLQEEPSSSRSWLSSFGSERDRPLKERKGWSITVHDLSGSPVAAASMVTPFVPSPGSDRVSRSNPGSWLILRPGAGTWKPWGRLESWRERGSSDGLGYRFELIPDTNGTMSAASIVLAESTLSSHKGGKFVIDLGVCSNGRTTPANSASPGCSPRGSGDHGYGLWPNCMHRGFVMSASVEGEGKCSKPGVEVGVQHVSCTEDAAAFVALAAAVDLTMDACKLFSQRLRKELCQDQDMLG from the exons ATGGATCCTTGCCCTTTCGTGCGCTTAACAGTAGGAAATCTGGCTTTAAGAATCCCTGTCGCCTCAAAACCTGCACGCTCTGTGGTTCACCCATCATCTTCTCCCTGTTTTTGCAAAATCAAGCTCAAAAACTTCCCTCTTCAAACGGCTTTCATTCCTTCTCAATTTCCTGAAGGTCAGCTCCAAACTGTAGCTGCCACTTTCCACCTAAGCAAGTCTGATCTCGACCGGCTCGTTGCCAAATCTATTTTCACCAACAAACTCCAACTCAAAATCTCTCTCTATACTGGCCGCCTCGGCACTACTTGTGGAGTTAACTCTGGGAGGTTGTTAGGGAAAGTTTCTGTACCTTTGGATCTGGCGGGAACGGAATCTAGAGGTGTTACGTTTCATAATGGATGGATTTCTATTGGAAAAGAGAGAGTAAAGAGTTCCTCTGCTGTATTTCATTTGAATGTTAAAGCTGAGCCTGATCCaaggtttgtttttcaatttgacgGAGAACCTGAGTGCAGTCCCCAAGTGTTTCAGATCCGAGGCAATATCAGGCAACCTGTTTTTACTTGCAAATTCAGCCTTAGAACCACCGGTGGTGGTGACCGCAATCGGAGATCCAT ATCATTGCAAGAGGAGCCCAGCAGCTCAAGGAGCTGGCTAAGTTCATTTGGTAGCGAAAGAGACAGACccctgaaagaaagaaaaggctgGTCAATAACAGTCCATGACTTATCCGGCTCACCAGTTGCCGCAGCTTCAATGGTTACTCCATTCGTACCTTCACCTGGTTCAGACAGAGTAAGCCGCTCGAACCCTGGTTCATGGCTCATCCTCCGCCCTGGAGCTGGTACCTGGAAACCATGGGGCCGGCTGGAGTCCTGGCGCGAGCGCGGCTCGTCTGATGGACTTGGCTACCGTTTTGAACTAATCCCTGACACAAACGGCACTATGAGCGCAGCCAGTATTGTATTAGCCGAGAGCACACTAAGCTCGCACAAAGGAGGCAAGTTTGTAATTGATTTAGGAGTCTGCTCAAACGGACGAACCACGCCGGCAAATTCGGCTTCTCCTGGGTGTAGCCCAAGGGGTAGTGGCGATCACGGTTATGGATTGTGGCCTAATTGTATGCACAGAGGGTTTGTAATGTCGGCTAGCGTGGAAGGAGAAGGGAAGTGCAGTAAACCTGGCGTGGAAGTTGGTGTGCAGCACGTCAGTTGTACTGAAGATGCAGCTGCTTTCGTGGCATTAGCTGCTGCCGTTGATTTGACTATGGATGCTTGTAAGCTTTTCTCGCAACGGTTAAGAAAAGAGCTCTGTCAAGATCAGGATATGCTTGGTTGA